One window of Arvicola amphibius chromosome 6, mArvAmp1.2, whole genome shotgun sequence genomic DNA carries:
- the LOC119816933 gene encoding 40S ribosomal protein S11-like: MADIQTERAYQKQPTIFQNKKRVLLGETGKEKLPRYYKNISLGFKTPKEAIEGTYIDKKCPFTGNISIRGRILSSVVTKMKMQRTIVIRRDYLHYIRKYNRFEKRHKNMSVHLSPCFRDVQIGDIVTV; this comes from the coding sequence ATGGCGGACATTCAGACCGAACGTGCATACCAAAAGCAGCCCACAATCTTCCAAAACAAGAAGCGTGTTCTGCTTGGAGAAACCGGCAAGGAAAAACTCCCTCGGTACTACAAAAACATCAGTCTAGGCTTCAAGACGCCCAAGGAGGCCATCGAGGGCACCTACATTGACAAGAAATGCCCGTTCACTGGCAACATCTCCATCCGAGGGCGGATCCTGTCCAGCGTCGTGACCAAGATGAAGATGCAGAGGACCATTGTCATCCGCCGGGACTATCTTCATTACATCCGAAAGTACAATCGCTTTGAGAAACGCCACAAGAACATGTCTGTGCACCTGTCCCCCTGTTTCAGGGATGTACAGATCGGCGACATTGTCACTGTGTGA